In Lacinutrix sp. Bg11-31, the DNA window GTGAGTTTTTAAATTTAAGAAGTACTGTTATTTTTGGTGGTGTAAACCAAAAACCTCAAGTAGCAAATATTAGAAATGGAGTAGATGTTTTGGTAGCAACACCAGGACGTTTGTTAGATTTATGTAATCAAGGCGCAATTTCTTTAAAGCGCGTTGAAATATTTGTTTTAGATGAAGCAGATAGAATGCTTGATATGGGTTTTTTGCGCGATATAGAACGCGTAATGAAACTAATGCCAGATAAAAGACAAAATCTAATGTTCTCGGCAACGTTTTCTAAAGAAATTAAAAAGCTAGCTTTTACTATTCTAAACAATCCAGTACAAGTAGAAGCAACTCCAGAAAATACAGCAGTAGAAGCGATTACTCAAAAAGTATATCGCGTAGCGAAAGCGCATAAAACAGGATTAATAATTAAACTTATTTCTGAAGGGAATTGGAAACAAGTATTAGTTTTTACACGTACTAAACATGGAGCTAATAACCTAACTAAAAAATTAATAGGTTCTGGTATTTCAGCAGCAGCTATTCATGGAAATAAAAGTCAAGGAGCAAGAACTAAAGCCTTAAAAGGTTTTAAAGATGGAACTGTTCGTGTTATGGTTGCTACAGATATTGCTGCGCGTGGATTAGATATTCCATTATTACCACACGTTATAAACTTCGAGATTCCTAATATCTCTGAAGATTACGTACATAGAATTGGTAGAACAGGTAGAGCAGGAGCTAAAGGAGAAGCTATTTCTCTAGTAAGTGCAGACGAAACTACTTTTTTAAGAGATATACAAAAACTTATTGGTGAAAAATTACCAGTTGAAATTATGGAAGGTTTCGAGCCAGATCCAAATGCTTCAACTACACCTATAAAGCCAGGTCAAAATAGACAACCCAGAAATAGCAAGCCTAAAGCAAAAGGTTCTGGAGATAAATCTAAAGGGAATTCTAACTCTGAAAATGGAGGTGGAAGAAACCGTAGTAAAAATAAAAGTAGAGGTTCTAGTAGCGATAGGCGTTCTAGTAGTTCAAGAAGTTAAAATGACTCAAGCATTAAAAGATAAAATAATAGAAGTTTGCGATACCAAAATTGCACAAAAAGGAGATAATGTTGGTCTTTCTGTTTATGCTTTTTTTAAAAACAAAAATGATAATCCTAAGTTATTAATGGAAGCTGCTACTTGGTGGATAGAAACACACCAATTAGATCATTTTGAAAAGGCTGTGAAAATTAAAAAGATGATTCAATAGATTTTTTATCACATTGAGTATAGTTGAAGTTTAATGCAGACTTTAACTATACTCAAACAGATAAAATAAAATTTAAAACTACATGGAAACTCAAAAAAACAACCCACTTCATGGCATAAAGTTAGAGCAAATTGTAACCGATTTACAAGCATATTATGGTTGGGAATATTTGGGTTACAACATAAAAATTAAGTGCTTTACAGATAATCCTACAATAAAATCGAGTTTGAAATTTTTAAGACGCATGCCTTGGGCTAGAACTAAGGTTGAAAACTTATACTTAGAGTATTTAAAGAAAAATAAGAAATAACTGTAAATTATCTTCTAAACAAATCTATTTAGTTAATGGTTTTTTTAGAAATAATGCATTTGGTCTGCTAACTTTACCTTTTAACGAATTCGCTTGTTTTTTAAGATTTAAAAAGTAGTGTATAATACGTTTTCAATCTATTTTTGCCAGAAAAATTTAAAATAGATATGTTTTTCCCTAAAGCTCTATCGATAGTATTACTTTTTTTCTGTGTTATACCTTTTAATATTATAAATGCACAAACCGGTCCTGGAGGAGTTGGTACTAATGATGGAACGTCAGATTTAATTATTTGGTACCGTCCAGACAATGGTGTTGTAACAACAGGAACCAGTATTAATAGTTGGGCAAATTCGGCTGGAATTTCTGCTTTTAATTTAAGTGAAACAGGATCCACGAGACCAACATTAGTTTCTAATATTGTTAATGGCTATGATGAAATTAGTTTTAATGGAATCAATAGATTAAGAACAGGTCTTACACTAACTACAGCAAACTTTATTACTAATCAAGCAACTTCTATAATTGTTGCTAAGTCAGATAACACTACACAAACGTCTAGTCTTTATAGTACAGATCCTTTGGTAGGCTCTACTCGTTTTTCTAGTCATATTCCTTGGAGTGGAACAGTTTATTTCGACATAGGTACATGTTGTAATACTACAGCGAGAATACAAGTAGGAAGTTTAACAGGATTAAATGACTACTCAATATGGTCTTATAATGCAAATCCTACAACAGGAAAGCAGTTATATAGGAATTCAGATTTATTACAAGATAGAGCAGGCTCATCTAATTATACTTCTCATGCTTCTCAACGCTTTAATGTTGGAGGTTATACTTCTGGTACAAATGGTTTTGTTGGAGATTTAACAGAGCTTGTAGTATTTAAATCTACTATTAATACAGCTCAACGTATTATAATAGATAATTATTTAGCAGCAAAATACGATAGAGCATTAGCCTCAAACGATATTTATACACATGATAACACAGCAAATGGTAATTTCGATCATGATGTTGCAGGTATTGGTCAAGCGTTAGACGGCTCAAGCCATACAGACTCACGTGGTACAGGTATTGTTAGAGTAAGCAATCCAAATAATTTAAATGATGATGAGTTTTTGTTTTGGGGAGAAGAAACAAAAGATCCTACTTATAATTTTAGTACAAACACAAATAATTATACAGAGCAGTTAAACTCAAGATGGAGAGTAGGAAGAAAAGATAATGTTGGAAGAGTAGACGTTTCTTTCGATGTAAGTAGTTTTGATCTATCTGGAAAACAAAGTTGTGTCCCTTTACAATTAGTTGTAGATAATAATTATAATTTTTCTTCACCAGATGATGTCTACGATTTAACAATAGTAGGTACAACTGCTACTGCTACAAATGTTAGATTACGTAATAACCATTACTTTACACTACGTTATACAGATCAAATTGTATGGGATGGGACTAATTTTTATAATGGTTCTGGAACAGCAAACGCACCAGATAATACTAATGCGTGTTTAAAACTTACAGTTAAGTCTGGAATTGATGCTGTTTTAACCGCTAACGCACATGTTAGGGAAGTAGAAGTAGAAAGCGGTGGAACATTAGAGGTTAGTAATGGTTTTTTATTAGAAGTAGAAAACGGTATAGTTAATAACGGTATAATAGACCTTTTAGGTGAAGCACAGCTTATTCAAAACCATGCGGGAACGACATTAAATTCTGGCTCAGGAAGTTTAAAAATTAGACAACAAGGTACATCGAATTTATATAATTATAATTATTGGAGTGCACCAGTAAACAGAGGAGGCACATGGCAAATTGGGTATTTAGAAGATGCTAATGGAGTTGTTAATTTTACTGGAGGTTACGATGCGAATCCAGCAACCTCACCAGTAACATTAAGTAACTATTGGTTATACGATTATAATGCGGTTTCTGGTGAATATTCAGGGTGGAACTTTTTAACGCCTTCAACAGGCTTAACTCCAGGAAGAGGATATTCTATGAAAGGATCTGGCGTTTCTGGATCAGAACAGGAATACGTATTTAAAGGCATTGCAAATGATGGTGATTATTCTTATCCTGTAGTAGCTGGCAATGATTTTTTATTAGGAAATCCTTATACTTCTGCTTTAAATGCAGACCAGTTTATTAATGATAACTTATCCATAATTGATGGGACATTATATTTTTGGGAACATTTTATAACCAATAATAGTCATGTGTATGCTAATTACGAAGGTGGTTATGCTACTTATAATCTAATGTTAGGTCTTCCTGCAGTTGCAGGTTTAGTAAGTAACAACGGAACTGCTTCTAAACCTAAGGCAACAGTAAACATTGCTATTGGACAAGCCTTTTTTGTTACCATGGAAAACGCAGGTACTTTAGTTTTTAATAATCAACAACGCTCATTTGCAAAAGAGTATTTAAATGAAGCTGTATTTTATAAAACTTCTAACTCAAATACAATTTCGACAATAGATGATAGAACTAAATTTTGGTTTTCATTTACTAGTCCTTCACAATACAAAAGAGTTATTGGGTTAGGTTACGATTTAGATAATGCGACTTATAATTATGATAATGGATATGATGCAAAGGCTTATAATGATCAACCTAATGAGTTATATTGGGTTCAAGAGGATTCTAAATTAGCGATTCAAGCTTTAGCTCAAGTTAATATTCAAGACGAATTACCACTTGGAGTAAAGGTTACAGATGTAGGTTTATTTACAATTAGTATTTCTGAAATGGAAAATGTTCCAGATGGCCTTTCGGTTTATATAAAAGATAGCATGCTAAACACTTATCACAACCTTATGGAAAGCGATTTTGTAACTTACTTAGATTCTGGAGTAAACGAAGAACGCTTTAGTGTTGTTTTTCAAGATGGAAATACACTATCTGTTGAAGAGGAAGCATTAAATGGAATATCTTTAATTTATGATTCTGCTTCAAAAAACATTAAAATTTTAAATACAGAAAATGCTCAGTTAAAAGAGCTATTTGTTTTTAATACTCTTGGTCAACAAGTTTTAACTCAGAAAAAAGAAGTGCAAACTGAAACTAATATGAGCCCATTTTCAGATGGATTGTATATTGTTAAAATTATAACAGATAAAGGCACTAAAACAGTTAAGTTTATAAAACATTAATTTTAAGCTTAATAGTTTTAAGAGTTTCCTTTAAAAATAAAAAAATGCCTTAGAATTATCTAAGGCATTTTTGCTTTAATAGCAATACTGTTATTTCTTCTCTTTTTTCTTCTTTTTAGATTTCTCTAAAGAAATAGAAACACTAGAAGTTGTATTCATTTTCTCAAATGCTTTTTTTTGTTTTTTTTTCTTGAGCAGTTGCTAAAATTACAGAGAAAAGATCAAGTGTGAAAAGGCCTAATTTTATTATTTTAGTTAATTATAGCTAGACTATTAATTTTTAATTTGGTTTAATAATGATTGAAATATTTATTTAAAAAATAAATTAGTAGCGAGTATTAATCTTCATCGTCTTCCTCAAACTCTACTACATTTACATCAAACTCAGCATTTGTAAATTCATCACGACTCATCCAGTATTCTGAAGTAATTAGTGTGTATGAAGTTTCTCCTGTATATTTTAAATCCCAAATAATACTTTCGGCTTCATTAAAAGCTTCTTTACCATCTAAAGCATCATGAAACAAACGCTTTATTACATTGCTGTTTGCTAGTGTAGCATTTAAAACTTTCAAGACAACCTCTTTAGAGATGTCTTTATTAGGTGTGATTTCGAATTCTACAATAGTGGCTTTGGCACTAGGAAAAGTACCGTTAAAGGCTTTGTAAAGTAGTTGGTTGATGTTAAATAACTGATGGTGTAGAGAGATGTCTGCATATTCTTCAGAAATTTTATCTAAAAGCATTTCATGCGAAATCTGTTCTATTTGATTTTCGTTTAATTTATCAGATAATTTGTAGTCTAGAATAATAGCTGCAGCTTCCTCAGGTTCGAAATCTGAAATGGCCATAAAGAGTAATTCTATTAATTCTTTTTCTGAAGTATTCTCTCCAGAATCTTCGAAACCAAATTTGTCTAATAATTGCACGTAATCTGCCTTAGACCATGCGTTTTCAAGTGCGTCAATAGTTTTTACACTGTTTATTATAATGTGGTATTTCATTGTATTTTATTTATAAAAATATAATACAAATTGAGCGTTTTACCACAAGATTTTGGTTAAATAAAACATAAATTAGTTATTCGTCTTTGTGTTTTTTACTGATTTTATTTTAAACTACTTAGCTGTCTTAAACCTTCGTAAGTAACAATGCTTACGGCATTTGCTAAATTTAAACTACGTACATGCTCACTATAAAGTGGGATTTTAAATAATTTATCAGGATTGTTTTCTGTTATAGATTTGGAGAGTCCTTTAGACTCTTTTCCAAAGACTAAAAACAAATCATCTTCAAATTCAATATCCCAATGGTCTTTTGTACCATGACTAGAAAGAAACACCATTTTTTTGTTTTCATTTTTATTGAAAAAATCGGCAACACTGTCATAATAATACAAATTAAGATGTTGCCAATAATCCAATCCAGCACGTTTTAGTCGTGCATCTGTAATTTCAAATCCAAACGGTTTTACTAAGTGTAGATTAGAACCAGAAGCTAAAGCTAATCTTCCAATATTTCCAGTGTTGTTTGGTATTTCGGGTTCTATTAAAACAATATTAAGCGCCATTTTTTTTGAAGAATTTTAGAATTATTATACGAATTAAAAGAACCCAAGGAAAGCCATGAAGTACTACATCGAACCAGTCTTTAATTCGCATGCCATTTCCTCCTCCAAAAATCCATTTTAGCTTTCCCCAAAGATGAGGTTCTGGTAAAAAAGGAGCTAAGCCTAAAGTAAGGCATAATAGCAAAGTAATTTTGAGGTCGTTAAGTATTTTCATTGGTTTATTTTAGATGTATTTTCATTTCAATCATATGCTTTTTAAAACCATTGTTTTCATAGGCTTTTAAAGCTGAAGTATTGTCATTATAAACCTCTAAACGAGCTTCTAAAATGTTTTTAGAAACAGACCACTTTTTAAGTTGTGCTATTGTTTCTTGAATAATACCTTGTCCTCTAAACTCAGGATTAACATACATAAATCCCATATAAGAGTATTCGGTATTTTTATGATAGTGTTTTGCTTGCACAATTTTAGCATAGCCACAGGTTATAATTACCTTATTAAAGCTGCCTACAATAAGCTGAGCTTTACTAGATGTTATTAGGTAGTCTAAATCATAATAAGTGCAGCTGTCTTTTAAATTAGAATCGAAAGGACGCTCGTAAGCAATTAGTTCTTGCTCGAAATCTAAAAGTGTTGGGATGTCTTCTAGAGTTGCTGCTCTGTATATAATATTGTCCTTCATAATTTGGTCTATTTTAAAATAGTATCTACAAAAGAATCTATTTTATCTGTTCCGTTTTTAGATAAGTGTTTAATAAAAGCACTACCAATAATAGCACCTTTTGCATATTCTGTAGCTTGTGAGAATGTTTTATTATCTGAAATACCGAAACCTACAATTTGCGGATTTTTTAATTTCATGTCTGCAATACGTTTAAAATATGCCGTTTGTTCTTCTCCAAAACCAGAATTACTTCCTGTTACACTTGCACTACTTACCATGTAAATAAATCCGTTAGAAATAGAATCGATAAAGTTTATACGCTCTACACTTGTTTGTGGTGTAATTAAAAACACGTTTATTAATCCGTATTTTTCGAAAGTAGCTTTGTATTGGTCGTTATAAACATCGACAGGTAAATCTGGAATAATTAAACCGTCGATACCAATTTCTTGACACTTTTTACAAAAGGCTTCTACTCCATATTGAAGCATTGGATTAAAATAACCCATTATAATTAATGGGATAGAAACGGTTTTACGAATGTCTTTTAGTTGATTAAAAAGAACATCGGTTGTCATTCCGTTTTTTAGAGCTTGTGTAGAACTGGCTTGTATTGTTGGTCCATCTGCTAAAGGATC includes these proteins:
- a CDS encoding T9SS type A sorting domain-containing protein, producing the protein MFFPKALSIVLLFFCVIPFNIINAQTGPGGVGTNDGTSDLIIWYRPDNGVVTTGTSINSWANSAGISAFNLSETGSTRPTLVSNIVNGYDEISFNGINRLRTGLTLTTANFITNQATSIIVAKSDNTTQTSSLYSTDPLVGSTRFSSHIPWSGTVYFDIGTCCNTTARIQVGSLTGLNDYSIWSYNANPTTGKQLYRNSDLLQDRAGSSNYTSHASQRFNVGGYTSGTNGFVGDLTELVVFKSTINTAQRIIIDNYLAAKYDRALASNDIYTHDNTANGNFDHDVAGIGQALDGSSHTDSRGTGIVRVSNPNNLNDDEFLFWGEETKDPTYNFSTNTNNYTEQLNSRWRVGRKDNVGRVDVSFDVSSFDLSGKQSCVPLQLVVDNNYNFSSPDDVYDLTIVGTTATATNVRLRNNHYFTLRYTDQIVWDGTNFYNGSGTANAPDNTNACLKLTVKSGIDAVLTANAHVREVEVESGGTLEVSNGFLLEVENGIVNNGIIDLLGEAQLIQNHAGTTLNSGSGSLKIRQQGTSNLYNYNYWSAPVNRGGTWQIGYLEDANGVVNFTGGYDANPATSPVTLSNYWLYDYNAVSGEYSGWNFLTPSTGLTPGRGYSMKGSGVSGSEQEYVFKGIANDGDYSYPVVAGNDFLLGNPYTSALNADQFINDNLSIIDGTLYFWEHFITNNSHVYANYEGGYATYNLMLGLPAVAGLVSNNGTASKPKATVNIAIGQAFFVTMENAGTLVFNNQQRSFAKEYLNEAVFYKTSNSNTISTIDDRTKFWFSFTSPSQYKRVIGLGYDLDNATYNYDNGYDAKAYNDQPNELYWVQEDSKLAIQALAQVNIQDELPLGVKVTDVGLFTISISEMENVPDGLSVYIKDSMLNTYHNLMESDFVTYLDSGVNEERFSVVFQDGNTLSVEEEALNGISLIYDSASKNIKILNTENAQLKELFVFNTLGQQVLTQKKEVQTETNMSPFSDGLYIVKIITDKGTKTVKFIKH
- a CDS encoding GNAT family N-acetyltransferase, giving the protein MKDNIIYRAATLEDIPTLLDFEQELIAYERPFDSNLKDSCTYYDLDYLITSSKAQLIVGSFNKVIITCGYAKIVQAKHYHKNTEYSYMGFMYVNPEFRGQGIIQETIAQLKKWSVSKNILEARLEVYNDNTSALKAYENNGFKKHMIEMKIHLK
- the trpA gene encoding tryptophan synthase subunit alpha, whose amino-acid sequence is MNRINQKLKENKKLLSIYFSAGYPNLNDTVSIIENLEKNGTDMIEIGLPFSDPLADGPTIQASSTQALKNGMTTDVLFNQLKDIRKTVSIPLIIMGYFNPMLQYGVEAFCKKCQEIGIDGLIIPDLPVDVYNDQYKATFEKYGLINVFLITPQTSVERINFIDSISNGFIYMVSSASVTGSNSGFGEEQTAYFKRIADMKLKNPQIVGFGISDNKTFSQATEYAKGAIIGSAFIKHLSKNGTDKIDSFVDTILK
- a CDS encoding DUF6500 family protein yields the protein MTQALKDKIIEVCDTKIAQKGDNVGLSVYAFFKNKNDNPKLLMEAATWWIETHQLDHFEKAVKIKKMIQ
- a CDS encoding tRNA (cytidine(34)-2'-O)-methyltransferase, with the protein product MALNIVLIEPEIPNNTGNIGRLALASGSNLHLVKPFGFEITDARLKRAGLDYWQHLNLYYYDSVADFFNKNENKKMVFLSSHGTKDHWDIEFEDDLFLVFGKESKGLSKSITENNPDKLFKIPLYSEHVRSLNLANAVSIVTYEGLRQLSSLK
- a CDS encoding DEAD/DEAH box helicase, producing the protein MSFKLLGLSEPILKAISKKGYDTPSPIQAKAIPPILDGYDVLASAQTGTGKTAGFTLPMLHILSENPKEKFRPIRALVLTPTRELAAQVYANVKEYSEFLNLRSTVIFGGVNQKPQVANIRNGVDVLVATPGRLLDLCNQGAISLKRVEIFVLDEADRMLDMGFLRDIERVMKLMPDKRQNLMFSATFSKEIKKLAFTILNNPVQVEATPENTAVEAITQKVYRVAKAHKTGLIIKLISEGNWKQVLVFTRTKHGANNLTKKLIGSGISAAAIHGNKSQGARTKALKGFKDGTVRVMVATDIAARGLDIPLLPHVINFEIPNISEDYVHRIGRTGRAGAKGEAISLVSADETTFLRDIQKLIGEKLPVEIMEGFEPDPNASTTPIKPGQNRQPRNSKPKAKGSGDKSKGNSNSENGGGRNRSKNKSRGSSSDRRSSSSRS
- a CDS encoding VF530 family DNA-binding protein codes for the protein METQKNNPLHGIKLEQIVTDLQAYYGWEYLGYNIKIKCFTDNPTIKSSLKFLRRMPWARTKVENLYLEYLKKNKK